One genomic window of Anaerobranca californiensis DSM 14826 includes the following:
- a CDS encoding ribosomal-processing cysteine protease Prp, with amino-acid sequence MVKVSFKKEKENYVGYEIVGHSGYSQHGEDIVCAAISALAQTTLLGIKKLVTEDLTYDVRSGYLKVTYPKKLTEKQRADVNLLTEAMFLGLREIEKQYEKYLKVSIVSI; translated from the coding sequence ATGGTTAAAGTAAGTTTTAAAAAGGAAAAAGAAAATTATGTAGGATACGAAATTGTTGGGCATAGTGGTTATTCCCAGCATGGAGAAGATATAGTTTGTGCAGCAATATCAGCATTGGCACAGACAACTCTTCTAGGGATAAAAAAATTAGTTACAGAGGATCTAACATATGATGTTAGATCAGGGTACTTAAAAGTCACATACCCTAAAAAGCTTACAGAAAAACAACGGGCAGATGTAAATTTATTAACAGAAGCTATGTTCTTAGGATTAAGGGAAATAGAAAAACAGTATGAAAAATACTTAAAAGTTTCTATTGTCTCTATTTAA
- the rplU gene encoding 50S ribosomal protein L21, which produces MYAIIKTGGKQYKVSEGDVIKVEKLDANIDEIVEINDVLAISNGTELTVGKPVVEGAKVQLKVLEHDKAKKIIVFKYKPKKNYRRKTGHRQPFTKVVVEKIIN; this is translated from the coding sequence ATGTACGCTATAATTAAAACAGGTGGAAAACAGTACAAAGTTTCTGAAGGAGATGTAATTAAAGTAGAAAAGCTAGATGCTAATATTGATGAGATCGTTGAAATCAACGATGTTCTAGCTATTTCTAACGGAACAGAACTTACTGTTGGTAAACCAGTTGTTGAAGGCGCTAAAGTTCAACTTAAAGTACTAGAACACGATAAGGCTAAGAAAATTATCGTATTCAAGTACAAACCTAAAAAGAACTATCGCCGTAAAACTGGTCACCGTCAACCATTTACAAAAGTAGTAGTAGAAAAAATTATTAACTAA
- a CDS encoding Rne/Rng family ribonuclease — protein MKKEIIISYKTNNTRVALLEEGQLVEFYTEGETNTRSVGNIYKGIVQDILPGMQAAFVNIGFSKNAFLYVGDLVTNGGEEQPIEKLLKKGQEIMVQISKEGIGSKGPRVTCQLTIPGRYLVLMPFNNYIGISRRIEDEGERERLKEVAEEIKDPNMGLIVRTVAQYIDKGELENDLNYLFGIWNNTLENYQNYSSPALIYNDVDLVERALRDLFDNQVDGLYIDDQEQYRKIINILKRKAKHSHLLNKVRLYQSKSPIFHAFGIEKDLEKAFQRKIWLKNGSYLVIDQLEALTVIDVNTGKFVGTNNLADTVLQTNLEAVKEICRQIRLRDVSGIIIIDFIDMFREEDKELVLKYLEAEMKKDQTKGQILGITKLGLVEITRKKVRKGIYNSLQQVCPTCHGIGKTMTKSALKMFLEDKIRNYVYTNQNKEYEVKVHPVMVDELTKTLDIFQQELGVKLLIKPVENVEANYLEIESP, from the coding sequence TTGAAAAAGGAAATTATTATTAGCTATAAAACTAATAATACTAGGGTGGCGTTATTAGAAGAAGGTCAATTGGTTGAATTTTATACAGAGGGAGAAACCAATACTAGAAGTGTAGGCAATATCTATAAAGGAATAGTCCAAGATATATTGCCAGGAATGCAAGCTGCCTTTGTAAATATTGGTTTTAGTAAAAATGCATTTTTGTATGTAGGGGATCTCGTTACCAATGGAGGTGAAGAACAACCTATAGAAAAACTCCTTAAAAAAGGTCAAGAAATAATGGTTCAAATTTCTAAAGAGGGAATAGGCAGTAAAGGTCCTAGGGTTACCTGTCAATTGACAATACCAGGTAGATATCTAGTACTAATGCCTTTTAACAACTATATAGGTATTTCTAGAAGAATAGAGGATGAAGGGGAGCGGGAACGACTAAAAGAAGTGGCAGAAGAAATAAAAGATCCTAATATGGGTTTGATAGTCCGCACAGTAGCTCAATATATTGACAAAGGGGAATTAGAGAATGATTTAAACTACCTATTTGGCATTTGGAATAATACCTTAGAAAATTATCAAAATTATTCAAGCCCTGCTTTAATTTATAATGATGTGGATTTAGTTGAAAGGGCTTTGAGGGATCTTTTTGATAACCAGGTCGATGGCTTATATATAGATGACCAAGAGCAATATCGAAAAATAATCAATATTTTAAAACGAAAGGCTAAACATAGCCATTTACTTAATAAAGTTAGGTTATATCAGTCAAAAAGTCCAATATTTCATGCTTTTGGAATAGAAAAAGATTTAGAAAAGGCCTTCCAACGGAAAATTTGGTTAAAAAATGGTTCATATCTTGTAATTGATCAATTAGAAGCATTAACTGTCATAGATGTTAATACTGGTAAATTTGTTGGTACTAATAATTTAGCTGATACGGTACTACAAACAAACTTAGAAGCAGTAAAAGAAATTTGCAGGCAAATAAGATTAAGGGATGTCAGTGGAATTATAATAATCGATTTTATTGATATGTTTAGAGAAGAAGATAAAGAATTAGTTTTAAAATATTTAGAAGCTGAAATGAAAAAAGATCAAACAAAGGGGCAAATTTTAGGAATAACAAAATTAGGTTTAGTAGAAATAACTAGAAAAAAAGTAAGGAAAGGAATATATAACTCTTTACAACAAGTTTGCCCAACATGCCATGGTATAGGTAAAACTATGACTAAATCAGCTTTAAAGATGTTTTTAGAAGATAAAATAAGGAATTATGTATACACAAATCAGAATAAAGAATATGAAGTAAAAGTCCATCCTGTAATGGTCGATGAATTAACAAAGACATTAGATATTTTTCAGCAGGAACTAGGAGTAAAATTGCTTATTAAACCCGTTGAAAATGTAGAAGCTAATTATTTAGAAATTGAAAGTCCTTAA
- a CDS encoding TIGR03936 family radical SAM-associated protein, which translates to MYKYWIKYQKGEEVRFISHLDLLRALERTSRRAGIPIAYSQGYNPHPKLSFATPLSVGIVSYGDYLEIELTENLEIDEIIKKMNDNLPLGIKFLDGKKLTKKVPTLGALVEATEYKVVVKSSGLKEKIEEILKNESIYIERRSKKGIKMVDILPLILKLEYKDDVLSMLLTTSSTANVKPKEVLSLLNINNPNVDKIETYCSKGDKLVTPLQWLDLV; encoded by the coding sequence ATGTATAAGTACTGGATAAAATATCAAAAAGGTGAAGAAGTTCGCTTTATATCCCATTTAGACCTTTTACGGGCTTTGGAAAGGACCTCGAGAAGAGCAGGCATACCTATAGCTTATTCTCAGGGATATAATCCCCATCCTAAACTAAGTTTTGCCACACCTCTGTCTGTAGGGATAGTTTCCTATGGAGATTATTTGGAAATAGAACTGACAGAAAACCTTGAAATTGATGAAATCATTAAGAAAATGAATGATAATCTTCCTCTGGGAATCAAGTTTTTAGATGGGAAAAAACTAACAAAAAAAGTTCCTACATTAGGGGCATTGGTAGAAGCAACAGAGTACAAAGTAGTGGTTAAATCTTCTGGACTAAAGGAGAAAATTGAAGAAATTTTAAAAAATGAAAGTATTTATATTGAAAGAAGAAGTAAAAAAGGAATTAAAATGGTTGATATACTGCCACTGATTTTAAAACTAGAATATAAAGATGATGTACTCTCTATGTTATTAACCACTAGTAGTACCGCTAATGTAAAACCTAAAGAAGTTTTATCACTATTAAATATCAATAATCCTAATGTAGATAAAATAGAGACCTATTGTTCTAAAGGGGATAAATTAGTTACACCTTTACAATGGTTGGATTTGGTATAA
- a CDS encoding TIGR03960 family B12-binding radical SAM protein produces the protein MQHNLYTEILHKVEKPSRYTGNEWNIIKKDLDKVDVSMLLAFPDVYEVAMSHLGFKILYHIINSREEFAAERVNAPWLDFEEQLRENNLPLCSLESQQPIDQFDVIGFTLQYEMSYTNILNILDLGKIPVLADQRRDKDPIIIAGGPCAFNPEPLHNIIDVFIIGEGEEVILEFLDAVKKWKKRGGNKGELFQDLVQIPGIYIPKFYEAKYDDSGKYIGTFPISEKYPKVITKRYIKDISSAEFPKSVIVPFMEIVHDRIMLEICRGCSRGCRFCQAGILYRPVREKKLQLLMEQVEHLVKNTGYGEISLSSLSSADYSEIQRLTKELLEKYKDQSISVSLPSLRVDSFSIELAQMVQQVRKTGLTFAPEAGTQRLRDVINKNVTEENLIKAVEDAFKAGWNRVKLYFMIGLPTETYEDLDGIVDLANKVVAAYKKWGKNLSRFSVTVSTSSFVPKPHTPFQWFPQLSKGELINRQNYLKEKLRSKYINYNWHEVDISYLEGVFAKGDRQLSHVLYRAWQKGCKMDGWSDHFKFEKWMEAFEELGINPDNYVYGKIDIDSPLPWDHIFSGVNKKYLAMEYKKALEGKLTEDCSFSRCGGCGVCHNLQYDVQKVRRGSDV, from the coding sequence ATGCAGCACAACCTTTATACAGAAATACTACATAAAGTTGAAAAACCATCACGATATACAGGTAATGAATGGAATATTATCAAAAAAGATCTGGATAAAGTTGATGTCTCTATGTTATTAGCTTTTCCAGATGTATATGAAGTTGCGATGTCCCACTTAGGCTTTAAAATTTTATATCATATTATAAATTCCAGGGAAGAATTTGCTGCAGAAAGGGTAAATGCCCCTTGGCTAGATTTTGAGGAACAATTAAGGGAAAACAATCTTCCTTTATGTTCATTGGAAAGTCAGCAACCTATAGATCAGTTTGATGTCATAGGATTTACTTTACAGTATGAAATGAGCTATACTAATATTTTAAATATCCTTGATTTAGGTAAAATCCCTGTATTAGCTGATCAAAGAAGGGATAAAGATCCTATAATTATAGCGGGAGGTCCATGTGCCTTTAATCCTGAACCATTACATAATATTATCGATGTCTTTATTATTGGGGAAGGTGAAGAAGTAATACTGGAATTTTTAGATGCAGTTAAAAAGTGGAAGAAAAGGGGAGGTAACAAAGGGGAACTTTTTCAGGATTTAGTCCAAATCCCTGGAATATATATTCCAAAATTTTATGAAGCCAAATATGATGATTCTGGAAAGTATATCGGCACATTTCCAATTTCTGAGAAGTACCCTAAAGTAATTACTAAGCGGTACATTAAAGATATATCTAGTGCTGAGTTCCCTAAAAGTGTAATAGTTCCATTTATGGAAATTGTTCACGATAGGATTATGCTGGAAATTTGCAGAGGTTGTAGTAGAGGTTGCAGATTTTGTCAGGCAGGGATCCTATATAGACCTGTACGGGAAAAAAAATTACAATTGTTAATGGAACAAGTAGAACATCTGGTTAAAAATACTGGCTATGGAGAAATATCTTTAAGTTCTTTAAGTAGTGCAGATTACTCTGAAATCCAAAGGCTAACTAAAGAATTACTAGAAAAATATAAAGATCAGAGTATTAGTGTATCTTTGCCCTCTTTAAGGGTAGATTCATTTTCCATAGAATTAGCCCAAATGGTTCAACAGGTGAGAAAAACTGGGTTAACCTTTGCACCGGAAGCAGGAACTCAAAGGTTAAGGGATGTAATTAACAAAAATGTAACAGAAGAAAACCTAATTAAAGCTGTGGAAGATGCTTTTAAAGCTGGATGGAATAGAGTAAAGTTGTATTTTATGATAGGTTTGCCTACAGAAACATATGAAGATTTAGATGGAATTGTTGATTTAGCGAATAAAGTAGTAGCAGCCTATAAAAAGTGGGGAAAAAATCTCAGCCGTTTTTCAGTTACAGTAAGTACATCTTCCTTTGTACCTAAACCCCATACTCCCTTTCAATGGTTTCCTCAATTAAGTAAAGGGGAATTGATAAATAGGCAAAACTACTTAAAAGAAAAATTGCGGTCTAAATATATAAATTACAATTGGCATGAAGTTGATATCAGCTATCTTGAAGGTGTTTTTGCTAAGGGGGATAGACAATTAAGCCATGTACTATATAGAGCTTGGCAAAAGGGATGTAAAATGGATGGTTGGAGTGATCATTTCAAATTTGAAAAGTGGATGGAAGCCTTTGAAGAATTAGGGATAAATCCCGATAATTATGTTTATGGAAAAATTGATATAGATTCTCCTTTACCTTGGGACCATATATTCTCAGGTGTAAATAAAAAATATTTGGCTATGGAATATAAAAAAGCTTTGGAAGGCAAGTTGACAGAGGATTGCTCATTTAGTAGGTGTGGTGGTTGTGGGGTATGCCATAATTTACAGTATGATGTACAAAAAGTAAGGAGAGGTTCTGATGTATAA
- a CDS encoding M50 family metallopeptidase, producing the protein MYIGRLAGIDLKLNNLFLVLIICMGLLGMLVDSLLIFLVVIVHEIGHVIVAKKLNYHVESIELLPIGGVAKIYEGDYNKSSDEWFIALSGPVNNILFIIVLLFFPQSDRLIKYNLTLLIFNLLPAFPLDGGRLLKAKLAKDRPMIEAKKLASIIGVIIGLTILAMAYFYYYINVDYLYLSILGFFLIISAIKEYKAAKFLPLRMGIVKEDNKIDILEGKILICSLRVKINQIIKHLETDRGILICIIDEKGEVVDLITDKRILQIYNQGLGNLSLQQLLLEY; encoded by the coding sequence ATGTATATCGGTAGGTTAGCGGGTATTGACCTTAAACTTAACAATTTATTTTTAGTGCTGATAATCTGTATGGGTTTATTAGGGATGTTAGTAGATAGTTTATTAATTTTTTTGGTAGTAATTGTACATGAGATTGGCCATGTAATAGTAGCTAAAAAACTCAATTATCATGTAGAAAGTATCGAGCTGTTACCAATTGGGGGTGTAGCGAAAATTTATGAGGGGGATTATAATAAAAGCTCTGATGAATGGTTTATAGCTTTGTCAGGTCCTGTAAATAACATTCTATTTATTATTGTTTTGCTTTTTTTCCCTCAAAGTGATAGGTTAATTAAGTATAATTTAACATTGTTAATCTTTAATCTTTTACCTGCTTTTCCCCTTGATGGTGGAAGATTGTTAAAAGCTAAATTAGCAAAAGATCGACCAATGATAGAAGCTAAAAAACTTGCTTCAATTATAGGAGTTATTATTGGTTTGACAATTTTGGCTATGGCTTATTTTTATTATTATATAAATGTTGATTATTTGTATTTATCTATTCTCGGCTTTTTTTTGATTATATCTGCTATAAAAGAGTATAAAGCAGCAAAATTTTTACCATTACGAATGGGTATTGTGAAAGAAGATAATAAAATTGATATATTAGAAGGGAAAATTTTGATTTGTTCTTTAAGGGTAAAAATTAATCAAATTATAAAACATCTGGAAACAGATAGGGGGATATTAATTTGCATAATCGATGAAAAAGGAGAGGTAGTAGATTTAATAACAGATAAAAGAATCTTACAAATTTATAATCAAGGTTTAGGTAACCTATCTTTACAACAGCTGCTCTTAGAGTATTAG
- the rodA gene encoding rod shape-determining protein RodA: MIDKKNFVNFDFSLLIVTIFLAIIGIFSVFQASNSHYLKMQSIWFIIGLCIMALVIYFDYKDLKSIIYLIYGANLLLLLSVMFFGKVSLGAQRWIQIGGFRLQPSEFAKVAIIITLSYLMSREDMQMDSLLDLIRPGIHVAVPMVLIFLQPDLGTSLVFVAIMAGMLFVAGLKWRHIIFLGILGVLTSIFAYYKVLEEYQINRLIAFTDPFKYYHTIGFQIVQSLIAIGSGGIWGNWLNGSNRRFERMIPYDITDHGFVPEPHTDFIFSVIGEKFGLIGTTIVLLLFLFMIYRILQIALTASDEFGTFICVGVASMLAFQILVNVGMTLSIMPVTGLPLPFISYGGSNFLSNCIAIGLVLNVALRRERDTIF, translated from the coding sequence TTGATCGACAAGAAAAATTTTGTTAATTTTGATTTTTCCTTGTTAATAGTTACCATATTCTTAGCTATTATTGGAATTTTTTCAGTATTTCAAGCTTCAAACTCCCATTATCTCAAAATGCAAAGTATTTGGTTTATAATTGGTTTATGTATTATGGCTTTAGTAATCTACTTTGATTATAAAGATTTAAAAAGTATAATTTATCTAATTTACGGTGCTAATCTTTTGTTATTATTATCGGTTATGTTTTTTGGTAAAGTAAGTTTAGGGGCACAACGTTGGATACAAATAGGTGGTTTTAGATTACAACCATCAGAATTTGCCAAGGTAGCAATTATCATCACTTTAAGTTATTTAATGTCTAGAGAAGATATGCAAATGGATTCTTTATTAGATTTAATAAGACCGGGGATTCACGTGGCAGTACCAATGGTGCTAATTTTCCTTCAGCCAGATTTAGGTACATCATTGGTTTTTGTAGCAATAATGGCAGGAATGTTATTTGTAGCGGGATTAAAGTGGAGGCATATCATATTTTTAGGGATATTAGGGGTATTAACTTCAATTTTTGCTTATTATAAAGTATTGGAAGAATATCAAATCAATCGATTGATTGCTTTTACTGATCCCTTTAAATATTATCACACCATTGGTTTTCAGATAGTTCAATCATTAATAGCCATTGGTTCAGGGGGGATTTGGGGTAACTGGTTAAACGGCAGCAACCGGCGATTTGAGAGGATGATCCCCTATGACATAACTGACCACGGCTTTGTTCCTGAACCCCATACAGATTTCATTTTTTCTGTGATAGGGGAAAAATTTGGTTTAATAGGAACAACTATAGTACTATTGCTATTTTTATTTATGATTTATCGAATTCTACAAATTGCCTTAACGGCTTCCGATGAATTTGGCACTTTTATTTGCGTTGGTGTAGCTTCAATGTTAGCATTTCAAATTTTAGTTAATGTGGGAATGACTTTATCCATTATGCCTGTTACTGGATTACCATTACCTTTTATATCTTATGGTGGTAGTAACTTTTTATCTAACTGTATTGCCATTGGTTTAGTATTAAATGTAGCTCTTAGAAGGGAAAGGGATACAATCTTTTAG
- the minE gene encoding cell division topological specificity factor MinE, giving the protein MVFFNRESANNQSKEIAKDRLKFVLIHDRSKINPEIISKIKEEMLQVISKYLDVDMESCEINLKNEKRETILEANIPISKKN; this is encoded by the coding sequence ATGGTTTTTTTTAACAGGGAATCAGCTAATAACCAGTCAAAGGAAATAGCAAAGGATAGGTTAAAGTTTGTTTTAATTCATGATAGGTCAAAAATTAATCCAGAAATAATTAGCAAGATTAAAGAAGAAATGCTGCAGGTAATAAGTAAGTATTTAGATGTTGATATGGAAAGTTGTGAAATTAACCTTAAAAATGAAAAAAGGGAAACTATTTTAGAAGCAAATATACCCATTTCAAAAAAGAATTAA
- the minD gene encoding septum site-determining protein MinD, which produces MGKTIVITSGKGGVGKTTTTANIGAALAMLNKRVVLIDADIGLRNLDMILGLENRIVYDIVEVAEGKAELKKALIKDKKFNDNLYLLPASQTRDKSALSPQQMVDICSQLKEEFDYVLIDCPAGIEQGFINATAAAEQAIIVTNPELSSVRDADRVVGLLESRGFDKPLLIVNRVRPNMVKKGDMLDIVDVVEVLAIELLGFVPEEDKIISSTNRGIPVVLDHTSRAATAFKNIAQRINGVKVPLMPFEDDGLFKKMFKKIGMFK; this is translated from the coding sequence ATGGGAAAAACTATTGTAATTACTTCAGGTAAAGGGGGAGTAGGTAAAACTACTACAACGGCTAATATTGGTGCAGCTTTAGCTATGCTTAATAAGAGGGTTGTTTTGATAGATGCAGACATTGGTCTGAGAAATTTAGATATGATTTTAGGCTTAGAAAACCGCATAGTCTATGACATTGTAGAAGTAGCAGAAGGTAAAGCGGAGTTAAAGAAAGCATTAATTAAAGATAAAAAATTTAATGATAATCTATATTTGCTTCCTGCTTCACAAACTAGGGATAAATCTGCACTATCACCTCAACAAATGGTAGATATTTGCAGTCAGTTAAAAGAAGAATTCGATTATGTGTTAATAGACTGTCCTGCTGGAATAGAACAAGGGTTTATCAATGCTACAGCTGCAGCAGAACAGGCAATAATTGTAACTAATCCTGAACTCTCTTCTGTAAGGGATGCTGATAGAGTTGTGGGGCTATTGGAAAGCCGAGGGTTTGATAAACCATTGTTAATAGTTAATCGTGTAAGACCTAATATGGTAAAAAAAGGGGATATGCTGGATATTGTTGATGTAGTTGAAGTTTTAGCCATTGAACTACTAGGTTTTGTTCCTGAAGAAGATAAGATAATTTCCTCTACTAATAGGGGAATTCCAGTTGTACTAGATCATACTTCAAGGGCTGCTACAGCTTTTAAAAATATCGCCCAAAGAATCAACGGGGTAAAGGTTCCTTTAATGCCTTTTGAAGATGATGGATTATTTAAAAAGATGTTCAAAAAAATAGGGATGTTTAAATAA
- a CDS encoding septum site-determining protein MinC, which yields MKNKTFHVRGTRKWIEIYVITKDLELFLSEFKNYIEENKAFFRSGNFQIIGIDAIDGIVDDIEFSNHSIITKLKELEIKYSINITVTTEQKHDPNMLWSRNFTNYHLKTIRSGQSIHYDGDVVIIGDVNSGGEIIATGNITITGNLRGKAHCGYPNNHNCFIIANKMFNTQIRIGEKIALVGSPSLFQRDGKIAYIINGEIKITNISEWQRRGE from the coding sequence ATGAAGAATAAAACATTCCATGTGAGAGGGACTAGAAAATGGATAGAGATTTACGTAATAACCAAGGATTTAGAATTATTTTTATCGGAGTTTAAAAACTATATTGAGGAAAATAAAGCTTTTTTTAGAAGTGGTAATTTTCAAATTATCGGAATTGATGCCATTGACGGGATTGTTGACGATATTGAATTTAGTAATCATTCTATTATTACTAAATTAAAGGAGTTAGAAATTAAATATAGTATTAATATTACAGTTACAACTGAACAAAAACATGACCCTAATATGCTATGGTCAAGGAATTTTACTAATTATCATCTCAAAACAATTAGATCGGGACAAAGTATCCATTATGATGGTGATGTAGTGATTATCGGTGATGTTAACAGTGGTGGAGAAATAATAGCCACTGGTAATATTACAATTACAGGAAACCTTCGGGGAAAAGCCCATTGTGGATATCCCAATAACCATAATTGTTTTATAATAGCTAATAAAATGTTCAATACTCAAATAAGAATTGGTGAAAAAATCGCTTTAGTTGGAAGTCCATCCCTTTTCCAAAGGGATGGTAAAATAGCTTATATAATAAATGGTGAAATTAAAATTACAAATATTAGTGAATGGCAAAGGAGAGGAGAATAG
- a CDS encoding peptidoglycan D,D-transpeptidase FtsI family protein: protein MAKPNEIRINSIMYLSVIIVAILVLRLVLLQVFLWENHLAMAQRNMSRLVPIPAPRGMILDRNGEIIARNRYRYELALRTDPNRKWEETYNNLVEYFTSKGFWDEDQVEKIYNILAKNRRYQDPVIIEKDLNLKVMFDLEENRWLYPHMEIIQRPVRHYEERFFFPQLMLGMLEGGVPRDNSLEARWNEYLKGKDGYELWTVNVNNVPIGNEPIYIEPATPGNNLVLTIDAGLQRYVQKVLTEAIEENQRRQLAKGQNPTRHGAALVVDVRTGDILAVANYPEVDIYDLFNPQLRDYFQELDSNYNKKFPVSAHQSTRFFEFIPFRAAFGIGSTAKILSSIIALEEGVITPNYRYHDTGKYSPKDSPETTVSNVGGARGMVNLKEAFQVSLNTYFVWMMDQLPGNIRERERLIRTYTDAFGLTRETGLTDVNDFFANQMGRLFDERDRGGGGPGNLDPSRFPLGAQAHINVSPLHMANLVSIVANKGYHYKPRLVKQIEDQHGNIIEKFEPEIYRTVPKELVSDKTYQKIHEIMNSVTKYGPRTGTSAWAFRNFPIEVAAKTGTSHVQSKGDHSWWVGFAPLDKPEIAVVVFIEHGDMHGMVGPTARKIMEKYFGLIEE from the coding sequence ATGGCAAAACCAAATGAAATTAGAATCAATAGTATCATGTATCTTTCGGTAATCATAGTTGCTATTTTAGTTCTCCGTTTAGTATTGCTTCAGGTTTTTTTATGGGAAAATCATTTGGCGATGGCTCAAAGGAATATGAGCCGCTTAGTCCCTATTCCTGCTCCCAGGGGAATGATACTAGATAGAAATGGAGAAATTATTGCAAGAAATCGTTACAGATATGAATTAGCCCTTAGAACTGATCCTAACAGAAAATGGGAAGAGACCTATAATAATTTAGTGGAATATTTTACTTCAAAGGGATTTTGGGATGAGGATCAGGTTGAAAAAATCTATAACATACTTGCAAAAAATCGAAGATATCAAGACCCTGTTATTATAGAGAAGGATTTAAACTTAAAAGTAATGTTTGACTTAGAAGAAAATAGATGGTTATATCCCCATATGGAAATAATTCAAAGGCCTGTTCGCCACTATGAAGAAAGGTTTTTTTTCCCACAATTGATGTTAGGAATGCTAGAAGGGGGAGTTCCCAGGGATAATTCATTGGAGGCCCGGTGGAATGAATATTTAAAGGGAAAAGATGGCTATGAATTATGGACTGTTAATGTCAATAATGTTCCTATTGGAAATGAACCAATTTATATAGAACCGGCTACACCGGGGAATAATCTAGTGTTGACTATTGATGCCGGTCTTCAAAGATATGTTCAGAAAGTACTGACAGAAGCAATTGAGGAAAATCAGAGAAGGCAGTTAGCAAAGGGACAAAACCCAACAAGACATGGTGCAGCTTTAGTGGTTGATGTCCGTACAGGAGATATATTAGCGGTAGCCAATTATCCAGAAGTAGATATATATGATTTATTCAACCCTCAACTAAGGGATTATTTTCAAGAATTAGATAGTAACTATAACAAAAAATTCCCGGTATCAGCCCATCAAAGTACAAGATTTTTTGAATTTATACCTTTTAGGGCAGCTTTTGGTATTGGTTCTACTGCCAAAATCCTCAGTAGTATAATAGCATTAGAAGAAGGAGTTATAACTCCAAATTACAGATACCATGACACAGGTAAGTATTCACCTAAAGATTCACCAGAAACAACGGTTTCCAATGTCGGTGGTGCTAGGGGAATGGTAAATTTAAAAGAAGCTTTTCAGGTATCATTAAACACTTATTTTGTCTGGATGATGGATCAATTACCGGGGAATATTCGAGAAAGGGAAAGGTTAATTAGAACATATACCGATGCCTTTGGACTGACTAGAGAAACTGGTCTGACCGATGTAAACGATTTTTTTGCTAATCAAATGGGAAGACTGTTTGATGAAAGGGACAGAGGGGGGGGAGGTCCTGGAAACCTCGATCCCAGTAGATTCCCCTTAGGTGCACAAGCCCATATCAATGTTTCCCCATTACACATGGCTAACCTAGTGTCTATAGTAGCTAATAAAGGATATCATTATAAACCGAGGTTAGTTAAGCAAATAGAAGATCAACATGGTAATATTATTGAAAAATTTGAACCAGAAATTTATAGGACTGTTCCTAAAGAATTAGTTTCAGATAAAACCTATCAAAAAATCCATGAGATAATGAATTCTGTAACTAAGTATGGTCCAAGGACAGGTACAAGTGCCTGGGCATTTAGAAATTTTCCTATTGAAGTTGCAGCTAAGACAGGAACATCCCATGTTCAAAGTAAAGGAGACCATTCTTGGTGGGTTGGTTTTGCACCTTTAGATAAACCAGAAATTGCGGTAGTTGTCTTTATAGAACATGGGGATATGCATGGTATGGTAGGACCTACGGCTAGAAAAATTATGGAAAAATATTTTGGTTTAATAGAGGAATAG